The following are encoded together in the Kwoniella europaea PYCC6329 chromosome 1, complete sequence genome:
- a CDS encoding myosin-1 codes for MVRSSFPNTSNPPDNLAHLCNPLNQAISKKAGKKGVSGLLGGGGGGAAKSQKVQKADWSEGFKKKKAAGVPDMTLLSTITNEAINDNLKQRFNNQEIYTYIAHVLISVNPFRDLGIYTTEILNSYRGKNRLEMTPHVFAIAESAYYRMTTEKENQCVIISGESGAGKTEAAKRIMQYIAAVSGGEGSSGGGIENVKEMVLATNPLLESFGCAKTLRNDNSSRHGKYLEIMFNSLGQPVGAQITNYLLEKNRVVGQIDDERDFHIFYQFTKGASAEQKEAFGLQGPEAYAYTSRSGCLDVKSINDVSDFQETIRAMQIIGLSADEQNSIFRVLATILWLGNVEFVEGDDGNATIADTGVTDFAGYLMEVDPQQLQKVLVTRIMETQRGGRRGSVYEVPQNVAQASSGRDALAKALYNNLFEWIVSRVNVSMKPKQNPDYVIGVLDIYGFEIFQDNSFEQLCINYVNEKLQQIFIELTLKAEQEEYVREQIKWTPIKFFDNAVVCSLIEDKRPAGIFATLNDATATAHADPSAADNSFIQRSNMLASNPNFEARGNKFLIKHYAGDVLYNVSGMTDKNKDTLIKDILDLIEGSKDDFLHTLFPEKVDHSNKKRPPTAGDKIKASANALVDNLMKCQPHYIRTIKPNQHRSPTEYDDKAILHQIKYLGLQENIRVRRAGFAYRAEFSKMIQRFYLLSPATSYAGDYIWDGDDRSGCERILLDAKISKDEWQMGVTKAFIKNPETLFYLEGERDRYWHTMASRIQRAWRAYVRRKVEAAIKIQRFWRNQKESLVYARKRDYGHEVLAGRKERRRFSLLGMRKFMGDYLDVGGTSPQGEMLRNAAQIGPAETVHFSSRAELLVSKLGRSSKLSPRFLIITDKAVYFVVSAAKDGRVTTSLERKIPLVTIKTISMTNLRDDFVALNLPPCEEGDPIFTCAFKTEMMCVILTLTGGNMNVSIGPTIDYLKKKDKKAQIVAKKDEAVRGEAVYKSHTIAVGSGEPASSLSNPMPPRKPKAKKAAKAAPSSRPTNRPTAKTLPGATKPSAPAAMASMPSAPTATKAPAAVKPPIATGAARAPPSIPGRGAPPPPPPPPPAPSAPAKEMYKALYAFAGQPGEMSLVKGEEVEVKEKDDNGWWMVVKNGQEGWAPSNYLKLIESAPPPPPPPPPAARRPPPAAPAPAMNGSATSTPPTSRPSSTIGNKPALAPAIKPKPAIPAKPSVGAKPAGLGGGKPPVPSAPKIQPSSAGKKPGQVAQPQSQGGQMDLAAVFARRAQQARGE; via the exons ATGGTACGTTCTTCCTTTCCAAATACCAGTAATCCCCCGGACAACCTAGCTCACCTCTGCAATCCCCTGAACCAGGCCATTTCTAAGAAGGCGGGTAAGAAGGGAGTCAGCGGGCTGctaggaggtggtggaggaggtgcagCCAAATCCCAGAAGGTTCAAAAG GCCGATTGGAGTGAAGGtttcaagaagaagaaagcggCTGGTGTACCCGATATGACACTGCTGAGTACGATCACCAACGAAGCTATCAATGATAATCTCAAGCAGAGGTTCAACAACCAGGAAATCTAC ACATATATCGCACATGTGTTGATCTCAGTCAACCCTTTCCGAG ATCTCGGTATATACACCACTGAAATTCTCAATTCGTACAGGGGTAAAAACCGTCTAGAAATGACTCCTCACGTATTTGCCATCGCCGAATCAGCATATTACCGAATGACGACCGAGAAGGAAAACCAATGTGTGATTATCTCAGGAGAGTCCGGTGCAGGTAAGACGGAAGCTGCCAAGAGGATAATGCAATATATAGCGGCTGTATCGGGAGGTGAAGGTTCATCAGGTGGTGGGATCGAGAATGTAAAAGAGATGGTATTAGCTACGAACCCTTTGTTGGAAAGTTTTGGATGTGCCAAGACGCTTAGGAATGATAATTCTAGTAGACAT GGTAAATACCTTGAAATCATGTTTAATAGTTTGGGTCAACCTGTTGGAGCTCAAATTACCAATTATCTGCTGGAAAAG AACCGAGTGGTAGGGCagattgacgatgaaagaGATTTCCATATATTCTATCAGTTCACCAAAGGAGCTAGCGCCGAGCAGAAAG AGGCATTCGGATTACAAGGACCTGAGGCATATGCCTATACAAGTAGAAGTGGATGTCTAGATGTCAAGAGTATCAACGATGTTTCGGATTTCCAGGAGACCATT CGTGCAATGCAAATCATCGGATTATCAGCGGACGAACAAAATTCCATCTTCCGTGTACTCGCTACTATCCTTTGGTTAGGAAACGTAGAATTTgtcgaaggagatgatggaaatGCTACTATCGCTGATACCGGTGTGACTGATTTCGCCGGTTATttgatggaagttgatcctCAGCAACTGCAGAAGGTGTTGGTGACAAGAATCATGGAAACTCAGCGTggtggacgaagaggaagtgTGTATGAGGTACCGCAGAATGTAGCTCAGGCGAGCTCGGGCAGAGATGCTCTGGCGAAAGCTCT GTACAACAACCTCTTCGAATGGATTGTTAGTCGTGTCAATGTGTCTATGAAACCTAAGCAAAACCCTGATTATGTGATTGGTGTACTGGATATCTA TGGGTTCGAGATCTTCCAA GACAACAGTTTCGAGCAGCTTTGTATCAACTATGTCAACGAGAAATTGCAACAAATCTTCATTGAGCTTACCctcaaagctgaacaagAAGAGTACGTGAGGGAACAGATTAAATGGACGCCTATCAAGT TCTTCGACAACGCAGTCGTATGTTCGCTCATCGAGGACAAACGACCTGCCGGTATCTTCGCTACTCTTAACGATGCCACTGCAACCGCCCATGCCGATCCATCAGCAGCCGATAACTCGTTCATCCAACGGTCTAACATGCTCGCTTCAAACCCTAACTTCGAAGCTAGAGGGAACAAATTCTTGATCAAGCATTATGCCGGTGACGTGTTGTACAACGTTTCAGGAATGACGGATAAGAACAAGGATACTCTGATTAAGGATatattggatttgatcgaaGGCTCCAAGGATGATTTCCTACATACATTATTCCCTGAGAAAGTGGACCATTCCAATAAGAAAAGGCCTCCTACTGCCGGTGATAAAATCAAGGCGTCGGCTAATGCTTTGGTAGACAATCTTATGAA ATGTCAACCTCACTATATACGAACCATCAAACCCAACCAACATCGATCACCTACAGAATACGACGATAAGGCGATCTTACATCAAATCAAGTATCTAGGTTTACAAGAGAATATCAGAGTCAGAAGAGCCGGTTTCGCTTATCGAGCTGAATTCTCCAAGATGATTCAGAG ATTCTACTTGCTCTCTCCTGCTACTTCGTATGCTGGTGATTATATCTGGGATGGCGATGATCGATCAGGATGCGAGAGGATCTTGTTGGATGCTAagatatcgaaagatgaaTGGCAGATGGGTGTAACGAAGGCTTTCATCAAAAACCCTGAGACT CTGTTCTACCTCGAAGGTGAACGAGATCGATACTGGCATACCATGGCTTCCCGAATCCAACGAGCCTGGCGAGCATATGTCAGAAGGAAGGTAGAAGCAGCCATCAAGATCCAGCGATTCTGGAGGAACCAGAAAGAATCGCTGGTATATGCtagaaagagagattatgGACATGAAGTCTTGgctggaagaaaggaaaggaggagattTAGTTTGCTAGGTATGAGGAAATTTATGGGTGATTATCTTGATGTTGGAGGTACCAGTCCACAGGGTGAGATGTTGAGGAATGCCGCGCAGATTGGTC CGGCCGAAACGGTCCACTTCAGTTCGAGAGCAGAATTGTTGGTGTCAAAACTTGGTAGATCTAGTAAACTCAGTCCCAGGTTCCTGATAATC ACGGACAAAGCTGTCTATTTCGTCGTTTCCGCTGCTAAAGATGGCCGAGTGACTACTTCCCTCGAAAGGAAGATCCCCCTTGTCACTATCAAGACCATATCTATGACTAACCTCAGAGACGACTTTGTG GCactcaacttacctccaTGCGAAGAGGGAGATCCAATCTTCACTTGTGCATTCAAAACCGAAATGATGTGTGTCATTCTGACTTTGACTGGAGGTAACATGAATGTCAGCATCGGTCCAAC GATCGACTacctcaagaagaaggataaaaaGGCTCAGATCGTCgctaagaaagatgaagcCGTCCGAGGAGAAGCTGTCTATAAGAGTCATACAATTGCTGTTGGATCCGGTGAACCTGCCTCTAGCT TATCGAATCCTATGCCACCGCGAAAACCTAAAGCCAAGAAGGCTGCGAAGGCTGCACCTTCC AGCCGACCAACAAATCGACCAACCGCTAAAACCTTACCAGGAGCTACCAAACCTTCCGCACCGGCAGCTATGGCTTCGATGCCCTCCGCACCCACCGCTACCAAGGCTCCGGCTGCTGTCAAGCCTCCTATAGCTACTGGTGCTGCACGTGCACCACCCTCAATACCTGGACGAGGTGCcccccctccccctccaccaccacctcctgcaCCATCTGCTCCAGCCAAAGAAATGTACAAGGCTTTATATGCTTTCGCGGGTCAACCTGGAGAGATGAGCTTGGTCAAGGgcgaagaagtggaagtgaaggagaaggatgataatg GTTGGTggatggtggtgaagaaCGGACAGGAAGGATGGGCGCCTTCGAATTA TTTGAAACTTATCGAGTCTGCTCCCCCACCCCCACCGCCCCCTCCACCAGCAGCAAGGCGTCCGCCACCCGCTGCTCCAGCTCCAGCAATGAACGGATCAGCCACATCCACACCGCCTACTTCCCGACCATCCTCAACAATAGGTAACAAACCGGCTCTGGCACCTGCCATCAAGCCCAAACCCGCTATACCTGCCAAACCATCCGTAGGAGCTAAACCAGCGGGACTGGGCGGTGGTAAACCTCCTGTACCTTCTGCTCCGAAAATTCAACCTTCTAGTGCGGGTAAGAAACCCGGTCAGGTGGCTCAACCTCAGTCTCAAGGTGGACAGATGGACTTGGCTGCTGT CTTTGCGAGGAGAGCTCAACAGGCTCGGGGGGAATAg